From Butyricimonas paravirosa, one genomic window encodes:
- a CDS encoding DEAD/DEAH box helicase has protein sequence MFSSLQALGISSLNEMQEASLKAHRETDHIILLSPTGSGKTLAFLLPLLENLAPDNTKAQAIILTPSRELALQIEQVFRSLKSGFKVVCCYGGHDINVESRSLAYTPTLIIGTPGRILDHVTRGTIDTNSISTIILDEFDKALEFGFQEDMETIFSYLPHLQKRVLTSATSAIEIPKFTGLRNPLMLDFLEGAAPIKLTLKSVYTEGNNKLDTLYKLLCDLEEGPTLIFCNYRERAEEVSNYLWDKGVNNEYFHGGMEQEERERVLCKFRNGSTYIFISTDLASRGLDIPEIKYIIHYHLPEKPESFTHRNGRTARMNASGTAFLLLDRDESRPDFLTEIPETYHPVGKYPAPAEPFWSTLYIGKGKKDKVNKMDIVGFLCQKGNLKKEDIGKIEVKDHHSFVAVKRGNLRQLLSLIRREKIKNMRAKIELSR, from the coding sequence ATGTTTTCTTCCCTTCAAGCCCTTGGAATATCTTCGTTGAACGAGATGCAAGAAGCCTCACTGAAAGCTCATCGGGAAACCGATCACATCATCCTGCTCTCTCCCACTGGATCTGGTAAAACCCTGGCCTTTCTGTTACCCTTACTGGAAAACCTTGCCCCGGATAACACGAAAGCACAGGCCATTATCCTAACCCCATCAAGAGAACTGGCCTTGCAGATAGAGCAAGTATTCCGTTCCCTGAAAAGCGGTTTCAAAGTGGTATGCTGTTACGGGGGACATGACATCAACGTGGAAAGTCGCAGTCTGGCATATACGCCCACGCTTATCATCGGGACTCCGGGACGCATACTCGATCACGTCACCCGGGGGACAATTGACACAAACTCAATCTCCACCATCATTCTCGATGAGTTCGATAAGGCTCTGGAATTCGGTTTTCAAGAAGACATGGAAACCATCTTCTCGTACTTGCCACACCTGCAAAAGCGAGTCTTAACCTCTGCAACATCGGCCATCGAGATACCAAAATTCACGGGCCTACGAAACCCTCTCATGTTGGATTTTCTTGAAGGTGCCGCACCGATCAAGTTAACACTCAAAAGCGTGTACACCGAAGGTAACAACAAACTCGACACGCTCTACAAGCTACTGTGTGATCTAGAGGAAGGTCCTACCCTGATTTTTTGTAACTATCGGGAACGGGCGGAAGAAGTGAGTAATTACCTGTGGGATAAAGGTGTCAATAACGAATATTTTCACGGGGGAATGGAACAGGAAGAACGCGAGCGAGTGCTGTGTAAATTCCGCAATGGAAGTACGTACATTTTCATCTCGACAGACCTCGCCTCCCGCGGTCTGGATATCCCGGAGATAAAATACATCATCCACTATCACCTCCCCGAAAAGCCGGAATCCTTCACCCATCGCAACGGTCGAACTGCACGGATGAATGCCTCCGGTACCGCTTTTCTCCTACTCGACAGGGATGAATCCCGCCCGGATTTCCTAACCGAAATCCCGGAAACCTACCACCCCGTCGGTAAATACCCCGCCCCGGCAGAACCATTCTGGTCCACCCTCTACATTGGCAAAGGGAAAAAAGACAAGGTCAACAAAATGGATATCGTCGGTTTCCTCTGCCAAAAAGGGAACTTGAAAAAAGAAGACATTGGTAAAATCGAAGTCAAAGACCATCACTCTTTCGTCGCCGTCAAGCGAGGCAATCTAAGACAACTACTTTCCCTCATCCGAAGAGAGAAAATCAAAAATATGAGAGCCAAAATAGAACTTTCGAGGTAA
- a CDS encoding patatin-like phospholipase family protein, producing MENNQQKRPYKLGLVLSGGGARGFAHLGVYKAMQELGIKPDIISGTSAGAIAGLIFASGHSAEEGLKFFQDRKLLDFARPLVSKTGIMTMTGMEKRLSEFIHVETFEELQIPLVVTATNMNLGIPTHFSTGKVVPCVLASCSIPIVFVPVTINHHQYSDGGVFMNLPVRPIRELCETVIGVHIDPLEPCNHIKSMVHLAERSFHMGILSNMNIDTRLCDIVIVPKHISRYSMFDLNNIEKIVDEGYRQAKVVFSRPKIMKKLNCLMIQ from the coding sequence ATGGAAAATAATCAACAGAAACGACCATACAAGCTAGGTTTGGTATTAAGTGGAGGGGGAGCCAGAGGATTCGCCCATTTAGGCGTTTACAAGGCGATGCAGGAGCTGGGAATTAAACCGGACATCATTTCGGGAACCAGTGCAGGAGCAATAGCCGGGCTTATATTTGCATCCGGTCACTCGGCAGAGGAAGGGCTTAAATTCTTTCAAGACAGAAAACTACTCGACTTCGCACGACCTTTAGTCTCCAAAACCGGAATCATGACCATGACCGGAATGGAAAAAAGGTTATCCGAGTTCATTCATGTTGAAACTTTCGAGGAACTACAAATACCGTTGGTAGTCACCGCCACCAACATGAACTTGGGCATACCTACGCATTTCAGCACGGGCAAAGTAGTCCCCTGCGTGTTAGCATCCTGTTCTATACCCATCGTATTCGTACCCGTCACCATCAATCACCACCAGTACTCGGACGGTGGAGTATTTATGAACCTACCCGTGCGACCGATCCGGGAGTTATGCGAGACAGTTATCGGCGTACATATCGACCCGTTGGAGCCCTGTAATCACATCAAAAGCATGGTCCACTTAGCCGAACGCTCCTTCCACATGGGTATTCTGTCAAACATGAATATCGACACCCGCTTGTGTGACATCGTTATCGTGCCGAAACACATCAGCCGATACAGCATGTTCGACCTTAATAACATCGAAAAAATAGTGGACGAAGGTTACCGACAGGCTAAAGTCGTATTCTCTCGCCCAAAAATCATGAAAAAACTGAATTGCCTAATGATTCAGTGA
- the tilS gene encoding tRNA lysidine(34) synthetase TilS — MLDTIKQFLKEHEIDEKAGFIIAVSGGADSITLLHAFKYLNLRIHALHCNFNLRGKESNMDEQFVKRFCETYGIPMSVKRFDTQEYAKKKGISIEMAARELRYDWFEEMRQKKKMDYIVVGHHADDLAETLFINICRGTGIKGLTGIRPVKDRILRPLLSRSREEIITYIEQNQLGYRTDSTNNSLDYVRNKIRHMIIPVCKDINPSFLNTVRENCNTLKEVEQIYRYGIDRLKEEVISEENGETLIDIQKTLAAPAPYTLLFEILRPYGFNATQIEDILESSDAIPGKQFEAEEYLLTKGRIYWRLFNILEKEDKRTLLADSGEYHVDDSIFRLEEQDIDDSFIVPRDLDTGCFDLDKITYPLVLRHWSMGDWFCPLGMKRSKKKLSDFFTDLKFSAKQKKDCLLLQSGKDIIWVVGHRIDDRYKVSPATKRVLIIKQIKGI; from the coding sequence ATGTTGGATACGATAAAACAGTTCCTCAAGGAACACGAGATTGACGAGAAAGCGGGATTTATCATTGCCGTTAGCGGGGGAGCCGATTCAATCACTTTACTCCACGCATTCAAGTACTTGAATCTACGCATACACGCCTTGCATTGCAACTTCAACCTGCGGGGCAAAGAATCAAACATGGATGAACAATTCGTGAAACGGTTCTGTGAAACCTACGGTATCCCTATGAGCGTGAAACGCTTTGACACCCAAGAATACGCCAAGAAAAAAGGCATCAGCATAGAGATGGCCGCTCGGGAACTACGCTACGACTGGTTCGAAGAAATGCGCCAGAAGAAAAAAATGGACTACATTGTAGTGGGACACCATGCCGACGATCTTGCCGAGACTCTCTTTATTAATATATGTCGCGGAACCGGCATCAAGGGGCTCACCGGTATTCGTCCCGTCAAAGATCGCATTCTACGCCCGCTCCTGTCCCGTTCCCGGGAGGAGATCATCACTTACATCGAGCAAAACCAACTGGGGTATCGTACCGATTCCACCAATAACTCGCTCGACTACGTGCGGAACAAAATTCGCCACATGATCATCCCCGTATGCAAGGACATCAATCCCTCATTCCTCAACACGGTACGGGAAAACTGTAACACCCTCAAGGAAGTGGAGCAAATCTACCGTTACGGCATCGACCGTTTGAAAGAAGAAGTGATTAGCGAGGAAAACGGGGAAACCCTTATTGACATACAAAAGACACTGGCAGCCCCAGCCCCTTACACGCTCTTGTTCGAGATCCTACGGCCATATGGTTTTAACGCCACGCAAATCGAGGATATTCTTGAAAGCAGCGACGCCATTCCCGGAAAACAATTCGAGGCCGAAGAATACTTACTTACGAAAGGCAGGATCTACTGGCGGCTATTCAATATCTTAGAAAAAGAAGACAAACGCACTCTTTTGGCAGATAGTGGAGAATACCACGTTGATGACAGCATCTTCCGGCTCGAAGAACAAGACATCGATGACTCTTTTATCGTTCCCCGTGATCTTGACACAGGGTGTTTTGACCTCGATAAAATCACTTATCCCCTCGTATTACGCCACTGGTCCATGGGTGACTGGTTCTGCCCTCTCGGTATGAAACGTAGTAAAAAGAAATTGAGCGACTTTTTCACAGACTTGAAATTCAGCGCCAAGCAGAAAAAAGACTGCCTTCTCTTACAATCTGGCAAGGACATCATTTGGGTGGTCGGCCATCGCATAGACGATCGCTACAAAGTATCTCCTGCTACCAAAAGAGTTTTAATTATCAAACAAATAAAAGGAATTTAA
- a CDS encoding FecR family protein, producing the protein MKNPFECTKELLRYTRGELSKEEEKEIEQVLSEVKEMNTLVEELKDKNRIEHEMHVIAKFDTERALSKLKNRKQVKRRGILSWIAAASVVVIAGVSAWILLSQEPDVDNLSVTEKFEPGKAIVTLEMASGLKYRLDTLSSVVRNNRVNVAFDNNDGVLKIKEQDSLADGTTKEIGYNTINVPYGGTYTVELCDGTKVYLNSGTTLEFPSRFDGKVRSVILKGEAYFDVARNVSKPFVVEVDEMKVKVLGTSFNVKSYVDEPGVYTTLVEGSVAILRDGQPEKKIKPGEQAYYNKGVGTLSIAEVDVNEFTSWKDGLFYFKDIALEEILRIVSRWYDLEVFYMNQGAKSVIYSGKLPMYSSVEDVLRKFEISGDVRFELKGRTLTVFDK; encoded by the coding sequence ATGAAGAATCCGTTTGAATGTACAAAAGAGTTATTGCGGTATACCCGAGGGGAACTTTCTAAGGAAGAGGAGAAAGAGATAGAACAGGTGTTGTCGGAAGTGAAGGAAATGAATACGTTGGTGGAGGAGCTAAAAGATAAGAACCGAATCGAGCATGAAATGCATGTTATTGCGAAGTTTGATACGGAAAGGGCTTTAAGTAAACTGAAAAATAGAAAACAGGTAAAAAGAAGAGGAATATTATCTTGGATTGCGGCAGCGTCTGTTGTGGTAATTGCAGGAGTTTCTGCTTGGATATTGTTAAGCCAAGAACCGGATGTAGACAATTTGTCCGTAACAGAAAAATTTGAACCGGGTAAGGCTATTGTGACATTAGAGATGGCATCCGGATTAAAATATCGTTTGGATACATTATCTTCTGTTGTTCGTAATAATCGGGTAAATGTTGCTTTTGATAATAATGATGGAGTACTGAAAATAAAAGAGCAAGATTCTTTAGCAGATGGTACTACAAAAGAAATTGGGTATAACACGATCAATGTACCATATGGAGGAACGTATACGGTGGAATTGTGTGATGGAACGAAGGTATACTTGAATTCGGGAACTACATTGGAATTTCCTTCTCGGTTTGACGGAAAAGTTCGCAGTGTAATTTTGAAAGGAGAGGCATACTTTGATGTAGCTCGGAATGTAAGTAAACCGTTTGTCGTGGAGGTGGATGAGATGAAAGTGAAGGTGTTGGGTACATCTTTTAACGTGAAATCGTATGTTGATGAACCAGGGGTTTACACGACATTAGTAGAGGGTAGTGTCGCTATTCTTCGGGATGGGCAACCGGAGAAGAAGATCAAACCGGGAGAACAAGCTTATTATAATAAGGGTGTCGGAACCTTGAGTATTGCTGAAGTTGATGTCAATGAATTCACGTCTTGGAAGGATGGGTTGTTTTATTTCAAAGACATTGCTTTAGAAGAAATTTTGAGAATCGTCTCAAGATGGTACGATCTGGAAGTATTTTACATGAATCAGGGAGCGAAGAGTGTGATATACAGTGGTAAATTGCCAATGTATTCTTCTGTGGAGGATGTGTTGCGGAAGTTCGAGATATCCGGAGATGTACGTTTTGAACTGAAAGGTAGAACTTTAACTGTTTTTGATAAATAA
- a CDS encoding RNA polymerase sigma factor — translation MQKIEKINIRKQGVFDSYFRRYYQTLCYFAFNYLKEQDEAEDVVQEVFMKLLDWDESFDNEEHLKHYLYKAVRNSCLNQIKMTGIRADILESIQKNTPEDENNFFVNVVRAEVYQEIMGAIQDLPTECGRIFKLAYVEGFSNDEIATQLSISVNTVKAQKNKAKIQLREKLKGVYPVLLFFV, via the coding sequence ATGCAAAAAATAGAGAAGATAAATATACGAAAACAGGGGGTGTTTGATAGCTATTTTCGGCGTTATTATCAAACACTTTGTTACTTTGCATTTAATTATCTGAAAGAGCAAGATGAGGCGGAAGATGTGGTACAAGAGGTGTTTATGAAGCTTTTGGACTGGGATGAAAGTTTTGATAACGAGGAACATTTGAAACATTATCTTTATAAGGCTGTCCGTAATAGTTGTTTGAACCAAATAAAAATGACAGGAATTCGTGCTGATATATTGGAATCTATTCAGAAGAATACCCCGGAGGATGAGAATAATTTTTTCGTAAATGTGGTGCGAGCAGAGGTCTATCAAGAGATCATGGGAGCAATTCAAGACTTACCTACAGAATGTGGAAGGATTTTTAAATTAGCTTATGTGGAAGGTTTCAGTAATGATGAAATTGCCACCCAACTTTCAATTAGTGTAAATACCGTGAAGGCTCAAAAGAATAAGGCGAAAATTCAATTGCGGGAAAAGTTAAAAGGGGTGTATCCAGTGTTGTTATTTTTTGTATAA
- the gap gene encoding type I glyceraldehyde-3-phosphate dehydrogenase, giving the protein MSKIKVGINGFGRIGRLVFRAAMTRDDIEIVGINDLIDVDYMVYMLKYDTMHGRFNGTVEAKDGKLVVNGHAIRVTAERNPEDLKWNEVGAEYVVESTGLFLTKEKAEAHLKAGAKRVVMSAPSKDDTPMFVMGVNHKTYAGQTIVSNASCTTNCLAPLAKVMHDKFGIVEGLMTTVHATTATQKTVDGPSMKDWRGGRAAAGNIIPSSTGAAKAVGKVIPELNGKLTGMSFRVPTLDVSVVDLTCRLEKAATYEEIKAAMKEASENELKGILGYTEEDVVSSDFLGDARTSIFDAKAGIALNSNFVKLVSWYDNEWGYSNKVIELIAHMATVK; this is encoded by the coding sequence ATGTCAAAGATTAAAGTTGGTATCAACGGATTCGGACGTATCGGTCGTCTGGTTTTTAGAGCTGCAATGACAAGAGACGATATTGAAATCGTTGGAATAAATGACCTTATCGATGTCGACTACATGGTTTACATGTTGAAATATGACACCATGCACGGTCGTTTCAACGGAACCGTTGAGGCTAAAGATGGAAAACTCGTTGTAAACGGACACGCTATCCGTGTTACAGCAGAGAGAAACCCGGAAGACCTGAAATGGAACGAGGTGGGTGCAGAATATGTAGTTGAGTCAACCGGACTTTTCTTAACGAAAGAAAAAGCAGAAGCTCACTTAAAAGCCGGGGCAAAAAGAGTCGTGATGTCCGCCCCGTCAAAAGATGATACCCCGATGTTCGTGATGGGTGTAAACCACAAAACCTACGCCGGACAAACTATTGTATCTAACGCATCATGTACCACAAACTGCTTGGCCCCGCTGGCTAAAGTAATGCATGATAAATTCGGCATTGTTGAAGGTTTGATGACCACCGTACACGCTACCACCGCTACCCAAAAAACAGTAGACGGTCCTTCTATGAAAGACTGGAGAGGTGGACGTGCCGCTGCTGGCAACATCATTCCGTCATCTACCGGAGCTGCTAAAGCTGTAGGTAAAGTAATCCCGGAACTGAACGGAAAATTAACCGGTATGTCATTCCGTGTTCCGACATTGGACGTATCTGTTGTTGACTTGACTTGCCGTCTGGAAAAAGCTGCAACTTACGAAGAGATTAAAGCCGCCATGAAAGAGGCTTCTGAAAACGAACTGAAAGGCATCCTCGGTTATACCGAAGAAGACGTTGTTTCTTCTGACTTCTTGGGTGACGCCCGCACTTCTATTTTCGATGCTAAAGCAGGTATCGCATTAAACTCTAACTTCGTGAAACTCGTTTCTTGGTATGACAACGAGTGGGGATATTCCAACAAAGTTATCGAGTTAATCGCTCACATGGCTACAGTAAAATAA
- a CDS encoding TlpA family protein disulfide reductase has product MKRVFVFVVSLLVLGSLARVNAQEKETLVKVGDDVPEFVVEMFDGQKINIKDLKGKIVLINFWATWCPPCQEELKRVQKEILDRFKGKDFVFLAISREESKEQVKKFRERNGYTFPMGLDPERKIYSKFATATIPRNFIIDKKGKIVEIEVGYTKEAFAKMIEKLERLLK; this is encoded by the coding sequence ATGAAAAGGGTATTTGTTTTTGTCGTTTCCTTGTTGGTACTGGGAAGTTTAGCAAGAGTTAACGCTCAGGAAAAGGAGACGCTGGTAAAGGTTGGGGATGATGTTCCCGAATTTGTTGTGGAGATGTTTGACGGGCAAAAGATCAATATTAAAGATTTAAAGGGGAAGATTGTATTAATTAATTTCTGGGCTACGTGGTGTCCTCCTTGTCAAGAGGAGTTGAAACGGGTGCAGAAGGAGATTCTTGATCGCTTTAAAGGGAAAGATTTCGTGTTCTTGGCTATTTCTCGTGAGGAGAGTAAGGAGCAGGTAAAGAAGTTTCGAGAAAGAAATGGATACACGTTCCCTATGGGACTTGATCCGGAACGTAAGATTTATTCGAAGTTTGCCACGGCAACCATTCCTCGAAATTTTATCATTGATAAGAAGGGAAAGATCGTGGAGATTGAGGTCGGTTATACTAAGGAGGCTTTTGCGAAGATGATCGAAAAACTGGAGAGATTGCTGAAGTAG
- a CDS encoding SusC/RagA family TonB-linked outer membrane protein, producing MKKNWDLLLNFWQYRKSKFFLRMKISMILLLVGVMHLSANTFSQTKVSLNMKDATVQEVFSNLEKMTNYTFLYKLDLVNKCGKVNVDATDQDFSQLLLELLNPLGLSFTIDDQVVVITASKAKDDVKKELTIKGRVFMKDSTGVPGATVILKGTSTGVITNMAGEFTITIPYTESPVLIFSFLGMKTREVRYVGQKEMMVLMEEDVKAMDEVIVTGYQRIRKSDMVGSTNSVKREDLFFNGTNSIEQMLQGKLPGMVVMNTSGLVGKRQKVRVRGTSTLLGNQEPVWVVDGIIQEDPLPFKTRELDALGNISQDNFDMVKDFVGNAISWLNPNDIEDITVLKDASATVMYGVKAANGVILIKTKQGQAGRMSVNYSGDISITPRLTYEKMNLMNSKERVDVSREIYERGLTSDNRPLESIGYEGALGRYLAKEISYDEFNDEVKKLESTNTDWFKLLFRNSVSMNHSLSISGGTDKISYYGSVNATINRGTSIGNESTSYSAAIGINAKFGEKVNLGLRINGSTSETDGYYQVDPYNYASTTSRVIPCFENGEKFFYKDKSGYLYNILHEISMTGNTNTNRSMGVSASFRWDILTGLQFESTFGLNTSNIVGESYADEQSHYITEIRKYEFGTQRPADNLYQRSPLPHGGELNTTEDRNFNYTWRNTLSYNYVLAEKHRFSLMVGQECRSNKYDGVASTIYGYFPGRGKSVSLPPTIIKNQNGEDQRNDLLDKYTTVVTDRKSNYIGYFASFTYGFDERYILTASFRSDASNRFGQDTRNRFLPVWSIGGRWNVHYEPWMQNQQVISDLNFRVSYGWQGNVAENYGPDLIARIGSGTETIDQNRTGEYMMFIKSLPYGNLRWEKTKTINLGTDFGLFQNKITWTIEYYNKKTEDMIVEKEVPYAYGVTSMPINGGSMTNQGIEVSVGFTPVRTNNFTWSMSINSSKNFNEVKSTVNENENWRAAASGSLNKAGYAVSSFWAFDFSGLNPKTGSAEFNIPSVEENPAGQTDATTFMKYMGTLEPDFTGGVSMSFRYKSLSLSSSFNLQIGGKKFLYEVFDESIVTSTPSAYVNLPKELTKRWRKPGDEAFTDIPALSSTEASYYKLPNGASEYAPRLYNYSDVRVVNASFLRCNALSLNYTLPEKWVKKMYLKNLSFSASVSNPFIIVSKEFKGMDPEVATGSQPISRTYSFGINVSL from the coding sequence ATGAAAAAAAATTGGGATTTGTTGCTGAATTTTTGGCAATATCGGAAATCTAAATTCTTTTTGCGCATGAAAATCTCGATGATTTTATTATTGGTGGGGGTGATGCACCTTTCCGCTAATACGTTTTCACAAACGAAAGTGTCGTTGAATATGAAAGATGCAACAGTGCAGGAGGTATTTTCCAATTTGGAAAAGATGACGAACTATACCTTCCTTTATAAGTTGGATCTTGTTAATAAATGTGGTAAAGTAAATGTTGATGCCACAGATCAGGATTTCAGTCAATTATTGCTGGAGTTATTAAATCCACTAGGCTTGTCTTTTACAATAGATGATCAAGTGGTTGTTATTACTGCAAGTAAGGCCAAAGATGATGTTAAAAAAGAGCTTACTATCAAGGGGCGTGTTTTCATGAAAGATAGTACGGGAGTTCCGGGAGCCACAGTTATTTTAAAAGGAACTTCGACAGGTGTAATTACAAATATGGCAGGGGAATTTACAATCACAATTCCTTATACAGAATCTCCTGTATTGATCTTTTCCTTTTTGGGAATGAAAACTCGTGAAGTTAGATATGTTGGACAAAAGGAGATGATGGTGTTGATGGAAGAAGATGTAAAAGCGATGGATGAGGTAATTGTAACAGGTTATCAACGTATTCGAAAGTCTGATATGGTAGGATCCACGAACTCCGTTAAACGTGAGGATTTGTTTTTTAATGGAACGAATTCAATTGAGCAGATGTTACAGGGAAAACTTCCGGGAATGGTAGTTATGAATACGAGTGGTTTGGTTGGTAAACGTCAGAAAGTTCGTGTTCGAGGAACTTCAACCTTATTAGGTAATCAGGAACCTGTTTGGGTTGTTGATGGAATTATTCAAGAGGATCCATTACCCTTTAAAACACGTGAATTAGATGCTTTGGGTAATATTTCTCAGGACAATTTTGATATGGTAAAAGATTTCGTTGGAAATGCTATTTCTTGGTTGAATCCCAATGATATAGAAGATATTACTGTGTTGAAAGATGCTTCGGCTACCGTTATGTATGGTGTGAAAGCGGCTAATGGGGTAATTTTGATAAAAACAAAACAGGGACAAGCGGGTAGAATGTCCGTTAATTATAGTGGAGATATATCCATTACCCCTCGGTTGACTTATGAAAAAATGAATTTAATGAATTCTAAAGAGCGTGTGGATGTTTCTCGAGAGATTTATGAAAGAGGATTAACATCTGATAACCGTCCGTTGGAATCAATCGGTTATGAAGGAGCTTTAGGGCGCTATTTGGCCAAAGAAATTTCTTATGATGAATTTAATGATGAAGTAAAAAAGTTAGAATCAACAAATACAGATTGGTTTAAATTATTATTTCGAAATAGTGTAAGTATGAATCATAGTTTAAGTATCTCTGGAGGAACAGATAAGATTAGTTATTATGGTTCAGTAAATGCTACAATCAATAGAGGAACATCAATAGGAAATGAAAGTACGTCATATAGTGCTGCTATTGGAATAAATGCAAAGTTTGGAGAGAAGGTTAATTTGGGGTTGAGAATAAACGGTTCGACTTCGGAAACAGATGGTTATTATCAAGTCGATCCTTATAATTATGCTTCAACAACAAGTAGAGTAATTCCTTGTTTCGAAAATGGTGAAAAGTTTTTTTATAAAGATAAGAGCGGTTATCTATATAATATATTGCATGAAATATCTATGACGGGAAATACAAATACCAATCGTAGTATGGGTGTTTCAGCTAGTTTCCGTTGGGATATTTTAACCGGTTTGCAATTTGAAAGTACTTTTGGATTGAATACCTCTAATATTGTAGGAGAATCCTATGCTGATGAACAAAGTCATTATATTACGGAAATCAGAAAGTATGAATTTGGTACGCAACGTCCTGCAGATAATTTGTATCAACGTTCTCCGTTACCTCATGGGGGTGAGTTGAATACTACGGAGGATCGTAATTTCAATTATACATGGAGGAATACATTATCTTATAACTATGTTCTTGCAGAAAAACATCGTTTTAGTTTGATGGTAGGTCAGGAATGTCGAAGTAATAAATATGATGGGGTTGCTTCTACTATTTATGGTTATTTCCCAGGACGAGGAAAATCAGTTTCTTTGCCTCCCACGATAATAAAAAATCAGAATGGAGAAGATCAACGTAATGATTTACTAGATAAATATACAACTGTAGTAACGGATCGTAAATCTAATTATATCGGTTATTTTGCTAGTTTCACTTATGGATTTGATGAAAGATATATATTAACAGCTAGCTTCCGTTCAGATGCTTCTAATAGATTTGGCCAAGATACAAGAAATCGTTTTTTACCTGTATGGTCTATTGGAGGACGTTGGAATGTACATTATGAACCTTGGATGCAAAATCAGCAAGTGATTAGCGATTTAAATTTTAGAGTTAGTTACGGTTGGCAAGGAAATGTGGCAGAAAATTATGGACCGGATTTAATTGCTCGGATCGGAAGTGGAACAGAGACGATAGATCAAAACCGAACAGGTGAATACATGATGTTTATTAAATCGTTGCCTTATGGTAATTTGCGCTGGGAAAAAACGAAAACAATTAATTTAGGTACAGACTTTGGATTATTCCAAAATAAAATTACATGGACAATAGAATACTATAATAAGAAAACCGAAGATATGATCGTAGAAAAAGAGGTCCCTTATGCTTATGGTGTTACCTCGATGCCAATTAATGGTGGAAGTATGACGAATCAAGGTATTGAGGTTTCTGTTGGATTTACTCCTGTTCGTACAAATAATTTTACATGGAGTATGTCTATAAACTCTTCTAAAAATTTTAATGAGGTAAAGTCAACTGTAAATGAAAATGAAAATTGGAGAGCGGCTGCTAGTGGAAGTCTAAACAAAGCCGGATATGCAGTATCTTCTTTCTGGGCATTTGATTTTAGTGGCTTAAATCCAAAGACAGGGTCGGCAGAGTTTAATATTCCTTCTGTGGAAGAAAATCCGGCAGGACAAACGGATGCTACTACTTTTATGAAATATATGGGAACGTTGGAACCTGACTTTACCGGAGGTGTTTCTATGTCATTCCGTTATAAGAGTTTATCACTATCTTCATCTTTTAATTTGCAAATAGGTGGAAAGAAGTTTTTGTATGAAGTGTTTGATGAATCAATCGTGACTTCAACTCCAAGTGCTTACGTTAATTTGCCTAAGGAATTGACCAAGAGATGGAGAAAGCCCGGTGATGAGGCGTTTACAGATATTCCAGCATTATCTTCAACGGAGGCTTCGTATTACAAATTGCCGAATGGTGCTTCTGAATATGCTCCTCGTTTATATAACTACTCGGATGTACGGGTTGTGAATGCTTCTTTTTTACGTTGTAATGCTTTATCTTTAAATTATACGCTTCCAGAGAAATGGGTGAAAAAGATGTATTTGAAAAATTTATCGTTTAGTGCTTCTGTAAGTAATCCGTTTATAATTGTTAGTAAAGAATTTAAAGGGATGGACCCGGAAGTTGCAACTGGTTCACAACCAATATCTCGTACGTATTCATTTGGTATTAATGTTAGTTTATAA